The following proteins are co-located in the Tripterygium wilfordii isolate XIE 37 chromosome 2, ASM1340144v1, whole genome shotgun sequence genome:
- the LOC119979961 gene encoding putative pectinesterase 11 — MRLHIMVPSIITTFFFFFFFILLLYGSFMAALVTAMNTSEAVLIRVDWTGRGDFTKIQDAIDAVPSNNAEVVFIWVKPGIYREKIVVPADKPYITLCGSGVTKTIVTWREGVDIFKSATISVLAPYFVGQLLTIENTYGVSAQAVALRVEGDLVAFYACNIVSYQDTLLDDVGRHYYHNCYIEGATDFICGNGASLFQRCHLHSTSEYHGSITAQHRESALDNTGFTFYGCNITSVAPAFLGRPWAAYSRVVFAITYMSDMIIPQGWDDWNRNKSERSTVYYGEYMCYGPGASTSKRVDWSKRLTHDEVVPFLNWDMLGGKSWLRPIPRKFKKPGFM; from the exons ATGCGGCTTCACATTATGGTACCGTCTATTAttaccaccttcttcttcttcttcttcttcattttgctTCTTTATGGCTCTTTCATGGCTGCTTTGGTTACTGCAATGAACACTTCCGAAGCCGTCCTGATTAGAGTTGATTGGACTGGTAGAGGAGATTTTACGAAGATACAAGATGCCATTGATGCCGTTCCTTCTAATAACGCTGAAGTGGTCTTCATTTGGGTCAAGCCAGGAATATACAG AGAGAAGATTGTGGTGCCAGCTGATAAGCCGTATATAACATTGTGTGGATCTGGTGTAACCAAGACCATTGTAACATGGAGGGAGGGCGTCGACATTTTTAAGTCTGCTACAATCTCTGTACTGGCTCCATATTTTGTTGGGCAGCTACTCACAATagag AACACATATGGAGTTAGTGCCCAAGCCGTTGCATTAAGGGTAGAGGGAGATTTAGTAGCCTTTTACGCTTGTAATATTGTGTCTTATCAAGACACACTACTGGATGATGTTGGTAGACATTACTATCACAATTGCTACATAGAAGGAGCCACTGATTTCATATGTGGAAATGGTGCATCCCTGTTTCAG AGGTGTCATTTGCATTCCACCAGCGAATACCATGGATCCATTACCGCTCAACATAGAGAGTCAGCATTAGATAATACTGGTTTCACCTTTTATGGCTGCAATATTACTAGTGTTGCTCCAGCTTTCCTTGGAAGGCCTTGGGCAGCTTATTCTAGAGTGGTTTTTGCTATAACTTACATGTCTGACATGATAATTCCACAAGGTTGGGATGATTGGAACAGAAACAAGAGTGAACGCAG TACGGTGTATTATGGTGAATATATGTGTTATGGTCCGGGAGCTAGCACGTCGAAAAGGGTTGATTGGTCGAAGAGACTTACGCATGACGAGGTTGTACCCTTCCTGAACTGGGACATGCTTGGAGGGAAGAGTTGGCTAAGACCCATACCCCGCAAATTTAAGAAGCCTGGCTTTATGTAG
- the LOC120016157 gene encoding protein RER1A-like — protein sequence MEGVGSEGASVASPLSQWAHDAWRLYQYYLDKSTPHSVYRWIGTFVVMAIYCLRVYYVQGFYIISYSLGIYILNLLIGFLSPLVDPELESSNGPMLPTKGSDEFKPFIRRLPEFKFWYSFTKAFCIAFVMTFFSIFDVPVFWPILLCYWIVLFALTMRRQITHMIKYKYVPFNIGKQKYGGKRSSASNSGSRGD from the exons ATGGAGGGGGTTGGCAGTGAGGGTGCCTCAGTGGCATCACCCTTGTCTCAGTGGGCTCATGATGCTTGGAGGCTGTACCAGTATTATTTGGATAAGTCTACCCCTCATTCGGTGTATAGGTGGATTGGGACTTTTGTAGTAATGGCTATCTACTGTTTACGAGTGTATTATGTTCAAGGCTTTTACATCATCTCGTATAGTCTTGGGATCTATATACTGAATTTGCTGATTGGATTTTTATCCCCTCTGGTTGATCCTGAACTTGAATCTTCGAATGGGCCTATGCTGCCAACAAAAGGGTCTGATGAATTCAAGCCATTCATTCGCCGTCTTCCGGAGTTCAAATTTTG GTATTCCTTCACGAAGGCGTTCTGCATTGCATTTGTCATGACCTTCTTCTCCATATTTGATGTTCCTGTTTTCTGGCCTATATTACTTTGTTACTGGATTGTCCTGTTTGCCCTTACAATGAGGCGCCAAATTACGCACATGATCAAATACAAATATGTTCCATTTAACATTGGAAAGCAG AAATATGGTGGTAAGAGATCTTCTGCAAGTAACAGTGGCTCCAGGGGTGACTGA